Proteins from a single region of Cytophagaceae bacterium:
- a CDS encoding tetratricopeptide repeat protein, translating to MQAERIFFLNQEIENDPGEPFNYYALALEYLKENKEKSEELFDLLLQKFPEYLPTYYQAANFFFETEKYQKAEVFFKTGIDLAQKQGKSKALAELKGSYQIFLDEIEE from the coding sequence ATGCAAGCCGAACGAATATTTTTTTTGAATCAGGAAATTGAAAATGATCCTGGGGAGCCATTTAACTATTATGCTCTTGCATTGGAGTATTTAAAAGAAAACAAAGAAAAATCGGAGGAACTTTTTGATTTGTTGCTACAAAAATTTCCGGAATACTTACCCACATATTATCAGGCAGCTAACTTTTTTTTTGAAACCGAAAAATATCAAAAAGCCGAAGTTTTTTTCAAAACAGGCATAGATTTAGCCCAAAAACAAGGAAAAAGTAAAGCATTGGCAGAATTAAAAGGAAGCTATCAAATTTTTTTGGATGAAATTGAAGAATAA
- a CDS encoding electron transfer flavoprotein subunit alpha/FixB family protein: MSILIFTELADGKFKKSSLEAISYGSKVDGSAPVVLAIGEAGEDSLAEAGQFGASKVIYSPQNQENIMVYSQALLQAIESTGAIIVVSVKSALADAVMARAAGTLKAALIGNVTELPDTSNGFVVKNSIFSGKAFAKTEMKSEVKFLQIKKNVVEAIPQTGSAVVETVNFATDNMGSKVIDTQKASGQLSLPEADIVVSGGRGMKGPEHWQPLLDLAQALGAATGCSKPVSDLDWRPHHEHVGQTGVKVAPNLYIACGISGAIQHLAGVNSSKVIVVINKDPEAPFFKAADYGIVGDVFEVLPKLTEAAKLL, from the coding sequence ATGTCTATATTAATTTTCACTGAATTGGCCGACGGAAAGTTTAAGAAAAGCTCTCTGGAAGCTATAAGTTATGGTTCAAAAGTCGATGGTTCTGCTCCGGTTGTTTTGGCAATTGGCGAGGCCGGAGAAGATAGTCTTGCTGAAGCAGGTCAGTTCGGTGCTTCAAAGGTTATTTATTCTCCACAGAATCAGGAAAATATCATGGTTTACAGCCAGGCATTGCTTCAGGCTATTGAAAGCACTGGTGCCATAATTGTGGTTTCAGTAAAATCGGCTCTGGCTGATGCCGTAATGGCTAGAGCTGCTGGTACATTAAAAGCTGCTTTGATCGGAAATGTGACCGAATTGCCCGATACATCCAATGGATTTGTGGTTAAAAACAGTATTTTCTCTGGAAAAGCATTTGCAAAAACAGAGATGAAATCTGAGGTGAAATTTCTGCAAATCAAAAAGAATGTGGTTGAGGCTATCCCCCAAACAGGGTCTGCAGTCGTAGAAACTGTAAATTTTGCTACAGATAACATGGGTTCAAAAGTTATTGATACTCAAAAAGCAAGCGGGCAATTATCGTTACCCGAAGCCGACATCGTAGTTTCTGGAGGGAGAGGAATGAAAGGCCCCGAACACTGGCAGCCATTACTCGATTTGGCACAGGCATTGGGTGCAGCCACAGGTTGTTCAAAACCCGTTTCTGATCTCGATTGGAGACCTCACCATGAACATGTGGGTCAAACCGGCGTAAAAGTGGCTCCAAATCTTTATATTGCCTGCGGTATTTCAGGTGCTATTCAGCATTTGGCCGGAGTCAATTCATCAAAAGTGATTGTGGTTATCAATAAAGACCCGGAGGCACCATTTTTCAAAGCAGCAGATTATGGAATTGTTGGTGATGTTTTTGAGGTATTACCCAAACTTACTGAGGCAGCAAAATTATTGTAA
- a CDS encoding RNA polymerase sigma-70 factor, with protein sequence MQPQGETDQVLVFKTSQDDAVAFQKIYRRYWHDMYVLAKRKLHAEAEAEEVVQEIFVDFWERRETLNIQNLQGYLLRAVKFNIINRIKARLIRQNYYNLHALSFEDFDHQTEEILALNDLKQAIDTAMSKLPERTQIIFRLNKIEDKTPAEIALFLKISTRTVEYHLAHSLHSIRQHIKEFQV encoded by the coding sequence ATGCAACCTCAAGGCGAAACAGATCAGGTTTTGGTTTTTAAAACAAGCCAGGACGATGCTGTAGCCTTTCAGAAAATCTACAGGCGGTACTGGCATGACATGTATGTGTTGGCAAAAAGAAAACTACACGCCGAAGCCGAAGCTGAAGAAGTGGTTCAGGAAATTTTTGTTGATTTTTGGGAAAGAAGAGAGACTTTAAATATCCAGAATTTGCAGGGATACCTCCTCAGAGCAGTGAAATTTAACATTATTAACCGAATTAAAGCCCGTTTGATTCGTCAGAACTATTACAACCTCCATGCTCTTTCATTCGAAGACTTTGATCATCAGACCGAGGAGATATTGGCACTGAACGACTTGAAACAAGCAATTGATACTGCCATGTCCAAATTGCCGGAAAGAACCCAGATTATTTTCAGACTTAACAAAATAGAAGACAAAACTCCCGCAGAGATTGCTCTTTTCCTGAAAATTTCAACACGTACAGTGGAGTATCACCTGGCTCACTCTCTTCATTCTATCAGACAACACATCAAAGAGTTTCAGGTTTAA
- a CDS encoding electron transfer flavoprotein subunit beta/FixA family protein: protein MKILVCISNVPDTTAKIAFEENNTKLSKNGVQYIIGAYDDYALARAVELKETHGAMVTVLNVGLADGEPQIRKALAIGADDAVRIDAEPTDSFFVATQIAAYAEGKDFDLILMGRETTDYNSGVVHGMVGAMLGLPSFSPVMELNIEGQTATISKEIEGGKQKIETTLPAVMGCQEPIAEWKIPNMRGIMAARTKPLQVLPAVGESVTKIVNYELPPAKGACKMIPAEEAGTLIKLLQTEAKVL from the coding sequence ATGAAAATATTGGTTTGTATTTCAAATGTGCCTGACACTACCGCCAAAATCGCATTTGAAGAAAACAATACGAAGTTAAGCAAAAACGGAGTCCAGTACATTATTGGTGCCTACGATGATTATGCATTGGCAAGAGCCGTTGAGTTAAAAGAGACCCATGGTGCTATGGTTACGGTTCTTAATGTGGGTCTGGCCGATGGTGAGCCTCAAATAAGAAAAGCCCTTGCGATTGGTGCCGATGATGCTGTAAGAATTGATGCCGAACCCACCGATAGTTTTTTTGTGGCGACTCAAATCGCCGCTTATGCTGAAGGTAAAGATTTTGATTTGATTCTGATGGGTCGTGAAACTACGGATTATAATTCCGGCGTTGTTCATGGAATGGTAGGTGCTATGCTGGGTTTGCCTTCTTTCTCACCGGTAATGGAACTGAATATAGAAGGACAAACAGCTACGATTTCGAAAGAAATAGAAGGTGGAAAACAAAAAATAGAAACTACTTTGCCTGCTGTGATGGGTTGTCAGGAGCCTATTGCTGAATGGAAAATACCTAATATGCGTGGAATTATGGCAGCCCGAACCAAGCCTCTTCAAGTGCTGCCAGCAGTGGGAGAGTCGGTTACCAAAATTGTCAATTACGAACTACCTCCTGCCAAAGGTGCATGTAAAATGATCCCGGCTGAAGAAGCAGGTACATTGATTAAGCTTTTACAAACAGAAGCCAAAGTGTTATAA
- a CDS encoding SusC/RagA family TonB-linked outer membrane protein codes for MKKQRNFQVSIGTIMKVSFFQFFLFIFSLTYVYGHRVNAQDLLNTRVDLNLEQTDIRTVLSTLEKKADVKFVYSSRTIPINRKVSINVRNRSVAEIITEIFKPEVVNYKEVNNRIILNIQRNDTENKVSEIEMPLVAPPVEFLVKGKVTDEKNEGLPAVSVTVKNTKTGTLTNENGDYELKVDNGNVTLVFSSVGYIAQEVALGNRNTLNVVLAEDERVLEEVVVTALGIKKEEKALGYSIQKIGGDKIQKVAGVDVGTSLTGKVAGLLVRNSSDFASVPTVTIRGENPLIVIDGVPYQNKTLTDISAEDIESLNVLKGATASALYGFRGANGAILITTKNGSNKKGGISLDFTSNTMLTAGFLAIPEKQTLYGRGSNNTYDINSDNSWGVPMDGRNLVQWDPFEKVFKEKPYLPVGADNFQNFLEQGFISNNNLSVAYTNGKVSLRNSLNFIDNKGQYPNSTLNKYTYSIGGDINLDKLKISSNISYAKKTSPNISSNGYTSYDPMYTLLIWSSPDFNVLDYKDNYWITKGVLQNYTYGLQPDGSYKGASQNNPYFDRYQKTNEINRDIFNADVSVNYKLFPWLNATVRSGLDFYKEVGELRISQGSYVATGNTGVPGNPYTWAGTKTGGYVIGQNSGFSINTDALLTGDRSYKKFNFEYLAGGTIFFNRDDNMNAATAGGISIPEFFSIKASVTSPSINQTLYRKQVNSLFARLGVSWNKLLYLEATAREDWSSTLAKGNNSYFYPSIASSFVISELMPNTAEWLNLLKLRSSYTISKDIPGVYSINSNYSITNNTWNTLTGASMPSNLYPTDITPSAANTFETGLQGIFYNHRLTADVSYYAKKMYNGIITGPVSPATGFSGVYTNTKETTTRKGWEVVLGGTPVKTRNLKWDAALNWSTYKRVYSALDPTYSAKKPWIAVGERVDVLASRDFLKTPAGDLIYNNGRLVYSSYDTRFGFTDPDWIWGFNNTVSYKNFTFYASLDGVVGGIMNTRTESYLWQSGNHPESLTPERAADVATPGSKNFLGNGVKVVSGTVTYDAFGKILTDTREFVKNDINTTYKQYVIDLHNSSAWGGNGSPTDTYSKSYLKLREIAVSYTLPAAYMKNVVKGATISLIGQNVFLWAKDFKYSDPDGGVEDFSDPSVRYVGAKLNLTF; via the coding sequence ATGAAAAAACAAAGAAATTTCCAAGTTTCAATTGGTACAATTATGAAAGTTTCATTTTTCCAATTCTTTCTTTTTATATTTTCTCTGACCTATGTTTACGGGCACAGAGTAAATGCCCAGGACCTGCTCAATACCCGAGTGGACCTGAATTTGGAACAAACTGACATCAGAACTGTTCTTTCAACGCTGGAGAAAAAAGCAGATGTGAAATTCGTTTATAGCTCCAGAACCATTCCTATCAACAGAAAAGTCTCGATTAATGTAAGAAACCGTTCTGTGGCGGAAATAATAACTGAGATATTCAAACCAGAAGTGGTTAACTATAAAGAAGTTAATAATAGAATAATCCTTAACATTCAACGTAATGATACCGAAAACAAGGTATCAGAAATAGAGATGCCCTTGGTGGCACCGCCGGTGGAGTTTCTGGTAAAAGGTAAGGTGACCGATGAAAAAAATGAAGGGCTGCCTGCAGTATCAGTAACAGTGAAAAATACCAAAACAGGTACACTTACCAACGAAAACGGTGATTATGAATTAAAAGTTGATAACGGTAATGTAACCTTGGTATTCTCTTCTGTAGGATACATAGCACAGGAAGTTGCCCTAGGAAACCGAAATACCTTAAACGTAGTATTGGCTGAAGACGAAAGAGTACTTGAGGAAGTTGTCGTTACTGCCTTAGGTATTAAAAAAGAAGAAAAAGCCCTTGGATATTCGATACAAAAAATAGGTGGAGATAAAATCCAAAAAGTGGCTGGTGTGGACGTAGGTACCTCACTTACAGGTAAAGTAGCCGGACTTTTGGTAAGAAACTCATCTGATTTTGCATCGGTTCCTACAGTGACCATCAGGGGTGAAAATCCGCTGATTGTAATTGATGGAGTGCCTTATCAAAACAAAACTTTGACCGACATTTCGGCGGAAGACATTGAGTCACTTAACGTATTGAAAGGAGCTACAGCTTCTGCTTTATACGGTTTTAGAGGAGCCAATGGTGCTATTTTGATTACTACAAAAAATGGAAGTAACAAAAAAGGTGGTATTTCATTAGATTTTACTTCAAATACTATGCTGACTGCAGGCTTTCTTGCAATTCCTGAAAAACAAACACTTTACGGAAGAGGCTCCAATAATACTTATGATATAAATTCAGACAATTCCTGGGGCGTACCCATGGACGGTCGTAATTTGGTTCAATGGGATCCTTTCGAAAAAGTATTTAAAGAAAAACCATATTTGCCAGTGGGTGCCGACAACTTCCAGAACTTCCTGGAGCAGGGTTTTATTTCAAATAATAACCTGAGTGTGGCTTATACCAATGGCAAAGTATCTTTGAGAAACTCTCTGAATTTTATCGATAATAAAGGCCAATATCCTAATAGTACACTTAATAAATATACTTATAGTATTGGAGGAGACATTAATCTTGATAAGTTGAAAATCAGCAGTAATATATCTTATGCTAAAAAGACTTCTCCAAACATCAGTTCTAATGGTTATACTTCTTATGACCCCATGTACACTTTGCTGATTTGGTCGAGTCCTGATTTTAATGTTTTGGATTACAAAGATAATTACTGGATTACCAAAGGAGTTTTGCAAAATTACACTTATGGTTTGCAACCTGATGGCAGCTACAAAGGGGCCAGTCAAAACAACCCTTATTTCGACAGATATCAGAAAACCAACGAAATAAACCGTGATATTTTCAATGCTGACGTATCTGTAAATTATAAACTATTTCCCTGGTTAAACGCCACAGTGAGATCCGGACTTGATTTTTATAAAGAAGTGGGTGAGCTAAGAATTTCACAAGGCTCGTACGTAGCCACAGGTAACACAGGTGTACCTGGTAACCCTTACACATGGGCGGGAACCAAAACAGGGGGATATGTAATCGGTCAAAACTCCGGCTTCAGTATCAATACAGATGCCCTTTTAACAGGGGACAGGTCATATAAGAAATTCAATTTTGAATATCTTGCAGGTGGAACTATTTTCTTCAACCGTGACGATAACATGAATGCGGCTACTGCAGGTGGTATCAGTATTCCGGAATTTTTCTCCATCAAAGCATCTGTGACTTCTCCTTCGATTAACCAGACTTTGTACAGAAAACAAGTAAATTCCTTGTTTGCGAGGCTTGGAGTTTCGTGGAATAAACTATTGTACTTAGAGGCCACAGCAAGAGAAGACTGGAGCTCGACACTTGCCAAAGGAAATAATTCTTATTTCTATCCTTCAATAGCCTCAAGTTTTGTGATTTCAGAACTGATGCCAAATACAGCCGAATGGCTCAATTTGCTAAAATTGAGAAGTTCATATACTATTTCTAAAGATATCCCGGGAGTGTATTCAATCAACAGCAATTACTCAATCACCAATAACACCTGGAATACTTTAACCGGTGCCTCCATGCCTTCTAATTTGTATCCTACTGATATCACTCCTTCAGCAGCAAATACATTTGAAACAGGTTTACAGGGTATTTTCTACAATCATAGATTGACAGCTGATGTATCTTATTATGCCAAAAAAATGTACAATGGCATAATCACTGGACCGGTTTCACCAGCAACAGGTTTCTCGGGAGTATATACCAACACCAAAGAAACTACCACCAGAAAAGGTTGGGAAGTGGTTTTGGGAGGAACACCTGTGAAAACCAGGAATTTAAAATGGGACGCAGCGTTGAACTGGTCAACTTATAAAAGAGTATATTCTGCTCTTGACCCAACTTACTCTGCAAAAAAACCATGGATAGCTGTTGGAGAAAGAGTAGATGTTTTAGCTAGTAGAGACTTCTTAAAAACACCTGCCGGAGATTTGATTTACAACAATGGCCGTTTGGTTTATAGTTCATATGATACTCGTTTTGGTTTTACCGATCCTGACTGGATTTGGGGCTTTAACAATACCGTATCTTATAAAAACTTCACTTTCTATGCCTCACTTGACGGTGTGGTTGGTGGAATTATGAATACCCGTACCGAAAGTTACCTATGGCAGTCGGGCAATCACCCCGAATCTCTTACTCCTGAAAGAGCCGCCGATGTAGCCACTCCAGGCTCGAAAAACTTCCTGGGTAATGGTGTGAAAGTAGTTTCAGGTACTGTTACTTACGATGCATTTGGAAAAATTCTGACCGACACCAGAGAATTTGTAAAAAATGACATCAATACCACCTACAAACAATATGTAATAGACTTACATAACAGTAGTGCATGGGGTGGCAATGGTAGCCCTACTGATACTTATTCAAAATCTTATCTAAAACTTCGTGAGATTGCAGTTTCCTATACCTTACCGGCTGCTTATATGAAAAATGTCGTAAAAGGAGCAACAATTAGTCTTATTGGTCAGAATGTATTTCTTTGGGCCAAAGATTTCAAATATTCTGACCCTGATGGTGGCGTAGAAGACTTCTCTGACCCTTCTGTCAGATATGTTGGTGCAAAACTTAATCTTACATTCTAA
- a CDS encoding FecR family protein, translating into MNIRPKVFIRILQKYLDNSLRKDDRRLVDIWFDSIKELEEEDLDISEKQKIENRIWESIQEQITDHTEEENEGGNYWKKWSIAAAAVLFISLGTWFYLQQSNEYSNSVLSQNDDIIKVESKDKTSTLVLPDGSKVILEKDSKLFYPAKFKGDFRKVILEGNAFFEITKNPEKPFYVYSGEIITKVLGTSFTIKKNQQSGDIEVAVMTGKVIVENTKKAKNISSETVNEVILTPNEKVVFSKTNEKLLESIVEKPIIIVKNKEEYEKPEAFIFDEQNLSNILSKLQTAYGVEIVVQNKEILNCPVTADLGTESLFSKIEILNTLLNSSSKTEGSRIVIVGGSCVPYKPKF; encoded by the coding sequence ATGAATATCAGGCCTAAAGTATTTATCAGAATTCTACAGAAATACCTCGACAATTCGCTTAGAAAAGATGACAGGCGTCTGGTAGATATATGGTTTGATTCCATCAAAGAACTTGAGGAGGAAGATTTGGATATTTCGGAAAAACAAAAAATAGAAAACCGGATCTGGGAGTCGATTCAGGAACAAATAACTGACCATACAGAAGAAGAAAATGAAGGTGGAAACTATTGGAAAAAATGGTCCATAGCTGCAGCAGCAGTTTTATTTATTTCTTTAGGAACTTGGTTCTATCTGCAGCAAAGTAATGAATATTCCAATTCTGTTTTGAGTCAAAATGACGATATTATAAAAGTTGAAAGTAAGGACAAAACGAGTACTTTGGTTTTACCTGATGGCAGCAAAGTAATACTTGAAAAAGATTCGAAGTTGTTTTATCCTGCAAAATTTAAAGGAGATTTCAGAAAAGTGATACTAGAAGGCAATGCCTTTTTCGAAATTACGAAGAATCCCGAAAAACCTTTTTATGTATATAGCGGAGAAATAATTACCAAGGTGTTGGGAACTAGTTTTACCATTAAAAAAAATCAGCAATCCGGCGATATTGAAGTGGCAGTAATGACCGGTAAGGTTATTGTTGAAAACACCAAAAAAGCTAAAAATATTTCCTCAGAAACAGTAAATGAAGTAATTCTAACGCCAAACGAGAAGGTGGTATTTTCTAAAACCAATGAGAAATTACTGGAAAGTATAGTTGAAAAACCCATCATAATTGTCAAAAACAAGGAGGAATACGAAAAACCCGAAGCATTTATTTTTGATGAACAAAATCTTTCAAATATTCTATCCAAGCTCCAAACAGCTTATGGGGTGGAAATTGTGGTTCAAAACAAAGAAATTTTGAATTGCCCTGTTACTGCCGACCTCGGTACTGAATCGCTCTTCTCAAAAATCGAAATCTTAAATACTCTCCTCAATTCTTCTTCAAAAACAGAAGGTTCACGAATTGTGATTGTTGGTGGGAGTTGTGTACCATATAAACCAAAATTTTAA
- a CDS encoding SusD/RagB family nutrient-binding outer membrane lipoprotein, which translates to MKKITKIFASLSIVMLLGSCEKFEEFNTNPNVPSTVTPELLATQILKDTYRFWNPNPTDFGTANLWAKHAVMLETNPNPYQYYYSYSPYGSFGGMQKLPTLNKMAQLAEGNLNESSYKGLAKFMKAWYGIGMTLDMGDVPYSEAGKLEEGIRTPKYDKQEDVFKQILVDLKDAEALFAAGKSFNGDIMFGGNPVKWRRLANAVQLKVLNVLSKKATAENKARFAEIVAAGNLLTEADNFQLEYSENTNANHPYYNGENRRIITALSDLVVNQLKSTKDRRLFYFAEPADAQIAAGLKDSEFDAYVGAPTQISAEVLAQNKAKGTYSLINKRYVAVKAGDPMIQFSYAEQCFIIAEAIEDGWLSGSSKDYYEKGVKAILTYIMKLPSATAANLHGMAITQDYINNYFTGEAAFKTDGTKADRIKQIITQRWLLDFFQGNSLFSYKTFLRTGYPEFPLDPATSLNPDDNKVYPKRWKYPTSELTTNADNYNKAVQEQYSGYDGINLSPWWLK; encoded by the coding sequence ATGAAAAAGATAACAAAAATATTTGCAAGTTTATCGATAGTAATGCTTTTGGGGAGTTGCGAAAAATTCGAAGAATTCAATACAAACCCAAACGTGCCTTCAACAGTTACTCCTGAGTTGTTGGCCACCCAGATTCTGAAAGATACTTACAGGTTCTGGAACCCCAACCCTACTGACTTTGGCACTGCCAACCTGTGGGCAAAACACGCTGTGATGCTGGAAACTAACCCCAATCCTTATCAATATTACTATTCATATAGTCCCTATGGAAGCTTTGGCGGTATGCAGAAACTTCCAACGCTAAATAAAATGGCTCAACTTGCTGAGGGTAATTTAAATGAGTCATCTTATAAAGGATTGGCCAAATTTATGAAAGCATGGTACGGGATTGGCATGACGCTCGATATGGGGGATGTACCTTATTCTGAAGCCGGAAAACTGGAAGAAGGAATTAGAACTCCAAAATATGACAAACAAGAGGATGTGTTCAAACAAATCCTTGTAGACCTTAAGGATGCTGAAGCTCTTTTCGCGGCCGGAAAATCGTTCAATGGCGACATTATGTTTGGTGGAAATCCAGTAAAATGGAGAAGATTAGCCAATGCAGTTCAGCTAAAAGTGCTTAATGTATTGAGCAAAAAAGCAACAGCTGAAAACAAAGCCCGTTTTGCTGAAATTGTAGCAGCAGGAAATCTACTGACTGAAGCTGACAATTTCCAGTTGGAATACAGTGAAAATACCAACGCCAATCATCCTTACTACAATGGAGAGAATCGCCGGATAATAACTGCACTTTCTGACCTGGTGGTGAACCAACTCAAAAGCACCAAAGACCGCAGATTATTTTATTTTGCGGAACCTGCTGATGCTCAAATTGCCGCCGGATTAAAAGATTCTGAATTTGATGCTTATGTGGGTGCTCCTACTCAGATTTCTGCCGAGGTTTTGGCACAAAATAAAGCCAAAGGCACTTATTCTTTAATTAACAAAAGATATGTAGCCGTAAAAGCAGGTGACCCAATGATCCAATTTTCATATGCTGAGCAATGTTTTATTATTGCTGAAGCAATAGAAGATGGCTGGTTAAGTGGCTCATCTAAAGATTATTATGAAAAAGGTGTAAAAGCGATTTTGACCTATATCATGAAATTGCCATCGGCAACAGCTGCCAACTTACATGGCATGGCCATCACTCAGGATTATATCAACAATTACTTTACAGGTGAAGCGGCATTTAAAACCGATGGTACCAAAGCTGATCGTATCAAACAGATAATCACCCAAAGATGGTTGTTGGATTTCTTCCAGGGCAATAGTTTATTCAGTTATAAAACCTTCCTTCGTACGGGTTATCCTGAGTTTCCGTTAGATCCGGCAACCAGCCTTAACCCTGACGACAACAAGGTTTACCCAAAAAGATGGAAGTATCCTACCAGCGAATTGACTACCAATGCCGACAATTATAATAAAGCCGTGCAGGAGCAATACAGCGGATACGATGGGATTAACCTTAGTCCATGGTGGTTAAAATAA
- a CDS encoding alkaline phosphatase family protein has product MKYLILFLLSFELFAQKPKTIVIIVDGIPYDVIQKLKPKNLYKIAEKGGLAQAYVGGEKGGKSQSPTISAVGYNSMLTGVWTNKHNVWGNGIEAPNYNFPTFFKIARDQKPELKLGIFSTWLDNRTKLLGEGLPQTNHFKMDIAFDGFELDTLSFPHRPDKKYIKDIDELVTAKATETIKTKSPDLSWLYLEYTVDMGHKYGDSEQFYRSVYHADSLIGEVYKAIIEREKMTKEKWLLVITTDHGRDAKTGKNHGGQSDRERITWICTNQPNTNGRFQNGLAIVDIFPSVCQFMNIKIPEAVKKELEGVSFLR; this is encoded by the coding sequence ATGAAATATTTGATTTTGTTCCTGCTTTCATTCGAATTGTTCGCTCAAAAGCCCAAAACCATTGTGATTATAGTTGATGGAATTCCCTATGATGTTATTCAAAAACTGAAACCCAAAAACCTGTACAAAATTGCTGAAAAAGGTGGGCTGGCACAGGCTTATGTAGGAGGTGAAAAAGGTGGTAAGTCCCAATCCCCAACCATTTCAGCAGTAGGATACAACAGCATGTTGACAGGCGTATGGACCAATAAACATAATGTTTGGGGCAATGGCATTGAGGCTCCCAACTACAATTTTCCTACTTTTTTCAAAATTGCCAGAGACCAAAAACCAGAGCTTAAACTTGGAATATTTTCTACGTGGCTTGACAACCGCACCAAGCTTCTGGGTGAAGGTTTGCCCCAAACCAATCATTTCAAAATGGACATCGCATTTGATGGCTTTGAATTGGATACTTTGAGTTTTCCCCATCGACCTGATAAAAAATATATAAAGGATATTGATGAATTAGTCACAGCGAAAGCTACCGAAACCATCAAAACTAAAAGCCCGGATTTGTCGTGGTTGTATCTGGAATATACCGTCGATATGGGTCATAAATATGGTGATAGTGAACAGTTTTACCGGTCGGTTTACCATGCTGATAGTCTGATAGGGGAGGTTTATAAAGCTATTATTGAACGTGAAAAGATGACAAAAGAAAAATGGTTATTGGTAATAACTACCGACCATGGCCGTGATGCAAAAACCGGAAAGAATCACGGCGGGCAGTCAGACAGAGAAAGAATCACCTGGATTTGTACCAACCAGCCCAACACTAACGGAAGATTTCAAAATGGTCTGGCAATAGTAGATATTTTCCCTTCGGTTTGCCAGTTTATGAATATCAAGATTCCTGAAGCTGTGAAAAAGGAATTGGAAGGGGTTTCTTTTTTGAGATGA